A window of the Calditrichia bacterium genome harbors these coding sequences:
- a CDS encoding T9SS type A sorting domain-containing protein, producing MKRFLLSFFVIGFLSFSSIQAQYKYVEDFVEIRSPHGVVVDNDGKIWVQPYAKVDTLSNGVVVSGLHVFDPDGTELHVYATGMIDGLPDTLTSTGRGLALDHNGNILCSNGYLYRINAQTGEFMNRYNFNDEGPTSLTQAAADANGYVYISKVVPGGSPLIILDENFDLYNFAVDALDPLSRALVVSPDGKDIYRGTLSDASGIIHYHSEDGPDATYEVVDSLLGPNGSGFNIHSVNVDPAGWVWAGSHWGAAPPYFGWYKIKTNILTGESVNGELLDSLGYQLKPVLGDPAGAVAPDSGFWSPRGVAFHEENDGSWTVYTSDFDGHVIKKWTNANPVGIIEVDNGVAIIKDFELEQNYPNPFNPTTKIPFALKKAAHVKLLVYNVSGQLVKTLVNETMQPGTYEYDFDARGLASGTYFYRISFDGKLQTRKMMFTK from the coding sequence ATGAAGAGGTTTCTACTCTCATTTTTTGTGATCGGGTTTTTGAGTTTTAGTTCTATTCAAGCTCAGTATAAATATGTTGAAGATTTTGTGGAAATTAGATCTCCACATGGTGTGGTTGTTGACAATGATGGAAAAATCTGGGTACAGCCTTATGCTAAAGTCGATACTCTTTCAAATGGTGTTGTCGTTTCAGGTCTTCATGTTTTTGATCCGGATGGAACTGAGTTACATGTCTATGCAACTGGGATGATCGATGGTTTACCGGACACATTAACATCTACTGGCCGTGGACTTGCCTTAGACCATAATGGCAATATTCTTTGTTCTAATGGTTATTTGTATCGGATAAATGCTCAAACCGGTGAGTTTATGAATAGGTACAATTTTAATGATGAAGGACCAACATCATTAACCCAAGCCGCTGCAGATGCGAATGGCTATGTCTATATTTCCAAAGTGGTACCTGGCGGTTCCCCACTTATAATCCTGGATGAAAATTTTGACTTGTATAATTTCGCCGTGGATGCACTCGATCCACTTTCTCGTGCTTTAGTTGTATCGCCAGATGGTAAAGATATTTATCGAGGCACATTATCCGACGCGTCTGGGATAATACATTATCACAGTGAGGATGGACCTGACGCTACATATGAAGTTGTAGATTCTCTCTTGGGACCAAATGGATCAGGATTCAACATTCATAGTGTAAATGTTGACCCGGCAGGCTGGGTGTGGGCAGGCAGCCATTGGGGAGCAGCTCCTCCATATTTTGGTTGGTATAAAATTAAGACTAATATATTAACTGGTGAATCTGTAAATGGCGAACTTTTGGATAGCCTTGGTTACCAATTAAAGCCAGTATTGGGAGATCCAGCTGGTGCTGTGGCACCCGATTCAGGCTTTTGGTCTCCTCGTGGAGTTGCTTTTCATGAAGAAAACGACGGAAGTTGGACAGTATATACTTCTGACTTCGATGGCCATGTTATCAAAAAATGGACAAATGCAAATCCTGTTGGTATAATTGAGGTAGATAATGGTGTAGCCATCATTAAAGATTTCGAACTAGAACAAAACTACCCGAACCCTTTCAACCCGACGACAAAAATACCGTTTGCTTTGAAAAAAGCAGCGCACGTTAAACTTCTGGTTTACAATGTTTCAGGCCAATTGGTTAAAACATTAGTTAATGAGACTATGCAGCCAGGAACTTATGAGTACGATTTCGATGCAAGAGGCTTGGCTTCAGGTACTTATTTCTATCGTATTTCTTTTGATGGAAAACTTCAAACACGAAAGATGATGTTTACGAAGTAA
- a CDS encoding IPT/TIG domain-containing protein produces the protein MNLTTLKRVLVIILTGLAIVISGCEKSATPSLYVDDEPADRPNPVVTGVEPADAGLAGIGTVTIHGNNFSTVMDENLVFFGKDRATVVSANANQIVVSTPNIIADSLELKVAVVGAFGFSNIMRYSLQNAILPYGIYGPGSEQLFGITIDKDENLYVSITPRRIDRVSVDTTEVNFATSTGVIKADNMRIGPNGNLYFVRKTNRLYRLQSGSTTSETYLSNMPDNNYDLDFDATGFMYIAGEGDNITSVDSDGNFQTVADYPGIFIKALRVYNGYVYVAGTTPDTLEKVWRNPINVPGNLGPSEEVFNLTSALGANIEIFTMTFDETGNMYLGMNTDDPILIVHPDGSFEPLYPGLWIPNGSSGVSEVFDIEWGNDIFMYVNRRHVQESGIVHQLLKVNMLKMGAPYYGRN, from the coding sequence ATGAACCTCACCACTTTAAAACGTGTGTTGGTGATCATCTTAACCGGACTGGCGATCGTCATCTCCGGCTGCGAAAAAAGTGCAACACCAAGTTTGTATGTGGATGACGAGCCTGCAGATCGCCCTAACCCGGTTGTTACCGGGGTGGAACCGGCGGATGCCGGGCTGGCTGGGATTGGCACTGTTACAATTCATGGTAACAATTTTTCGACAGTTATGGATGAGAACTTGGTATTTTTTGGTAAAGATCGAGCTACTGTAGTCTCTGCAAACGCCAATCAGATTGTTGTTTCGACGCCAAATATTATCGCTGATTCTCTGGAATTAAAAGTTGCTGTGGTCGGGGCCTTTGGTTTCAGTAACATAATGAGATATTCATTGCAAAACGCTATTTTGCCTTATGGAATTTATGGCCCGGGAAGTGAGCAGCTTTTTGGTATCACAATTGATAAAGATGAAAACCTATATGTTTCCATTACTCCGAGGCGTATTGATCGTGTCAGTGTCGATACAACGGAAGTGAATTTTGCAACATCAACGGGTGTTATCAAAGCGGATAATATGAGAATTGGTCCGAATGGAAATCTGTATTTTGTTCGAAAAACCAATAGACTTTATCGCTTACAATCTGGTAGTACTACTAGCGAAACCTATTTATCCAATATGCCAGACAACAACTATGATCTCGATTTTGACGCTACCGGATTTATGTATATTGCCGGTGAAGGTGACAATATTACATCAGTTGATAGTGACGGTAATTTTCAGACTGTTGCAGATTATCCAGGAATATTCATTAAAGCTTTAAGAGTTTATAATGGTTATGTATATGTTGCCGGCACGACGCCTGATACGCTGGAAAAGGTATGGCGAAACCCAATAAATGTACCTGGAAATCTAGGACCCAGCGAAGAAGTGTTCAATTTAACGAGCGCATTAGGTGCAAATATAGAAATTTTTACTATGACGTTTGACGAGACAGGTAATATGTATCTTGGTATGAATACCGATGATCCTATCCTGATTGTTCACCCGGATGGCAGTTTCGAACCACTTTACCCAGGACTTTGGATACCCAATGGCAGTTCGGGTGTAAGTGAAGTATTCGATATAGAATGGGGTAATGATATCTTTATGTATGTTAATCGTCGCCACGTGCAAGAATCCGGAATAGTCCATCAATTATTAAAAGTAAATATGCTTAAAATGGGTGCACCATACTACGGGCGAAACTAA
- a CDS encoding PorV/PorQ family protein has protein sequence MKIKLSIIKFAWLGVLVLMLNARAADPKLAQTGFQFLSVPTDARVAALGEAFTAMNGGAMSVFYNPATMALSPAYMDFSLSYNQWIADIVHYSGSIAFRPANGRYGTFAISMLSVDYGEFLGTVVDGSVESGYKPTDNFSPNAYSFGVAYAQQLSEQFAFGAHIKYTGQDLTSSLIPNPDGGENISKNYSESVLAFDFGTIYKTGFRSLAFGMSVRNFSEEVRFESEGFQLPLIFNIGISMDVADLFVPENSPHSLIIAADVNHPRAAPEQLMFGAEYLFMDIFALRAGYHSDVDERDVSFGTGVSFDYGDRGGRIALDYAYTPFGVFDNVQRFSFNFAF, from the coding sequence ATGAAAATAAAGCTATCGATCATCAAATTTGCCTGGCTGGGCGTATTAGTGTTAATGCTGAATGCCAGAGCTGCTGATCCCAAATTAGCGCAAACCGGATTCCAGTTTTTGAGCGTGCCGACAGACGCCCGGGTTGCTGCTTTGGGTGAAGCATTTACAGCCATGAACGGTGGTGCAATGTCTGTTTTTTACAACCCCGCAACGATGGCGCTTTCACCAGCTTATATGGATTTTTCCCTCAGCTACAATCAATGGATTGCGGATATTGTTCATTACTCCGGCAGTATTGCTTTCCGTCCGGCCAATGGCAGATACGGTACTTTCGCAATAAGCATGCTGAGTGTTGACTATGGTGAATTTTTAGGAACGGTAGTAGACGGATCCGTCGAAAGTGGGTATAAGCCAACGGACAACTTCTCGCCGAATGCCTACTCGTTTGGTGTTGCATATGCCCAGCAGCTTTCGGAACAATTTGCTTTTGGCGCACACATCAAATACACAGGGCAAGACCTAACCAGCAGCTTAATTCCGAACCCCGATGGAGGCGAAAACATTTCCAAAAACTATTCGGAAAGTGTTCTGGCGTTCGATTTTGGAACCATTTACAAAACTGGATTCCGTTCGTTGGCATTTGGAATGTCTGTCCGCAACTTTTCGGAAGAAGTCCGTTTTGAGAGCGAAGGTTTTCAACTGCCGCTGATTTTCAACATTGGTATTTCGATGGATGTTGCGGATTTATTTGTTCCCGAAAACAGCCCGCATTCGCTTATTATCGCTGCAGATGTTAACCATCCGCGCGCAGCACCAGAACAGCTGATGTTTGGTGCAGAATATTTGTTCATGGATATTTTTGCATTGCGAGCCGGTTATCACAGCGATGTTGACGAACGTGATGTATCTTTTGGAACCGGTGTTTCTTTCGATTATGGCGACCGTGGCGGACGTATCGCGCTGGATTATGCGTACACGCCTTTCGGCGTTTTCGACAACGTGCAACGTTTCTCTTTCAATTTTGCATTCTGA
- a CDS encoding fibronectin, with amino-acid sequence MMRNRQHFLTKTLPVLLILSFFATIFTAEKASAQETKWIKVGSLHNWYMAIGCEPETARRGLVSDQQDGLRWPAEYRDQDMQAAKGMWIGARNYSDLVGGVVYPHKVVHSGPRHWDEANETMPVEFRMIGRFEHPTVIVDGNISSTLQFDDILDDVDPNQKADRVIINRVQTSMGVEFTRTIYAFSQQYHDNYFIYEYKFKNNGVVDLNGTTNPQTIEDMWVLWQYRYAVSKEMGAYGKNFMPQSATWGENTVNDARGEDPAFGDPFRAQFSWHGRHSRATDSDGQVFDNIGAPDYRTTGRLAAPQYVGVVTIHADVSASDKSDDILQPKTTWYQDSDGTFNQANFNNQYNPNNMTTEYGIMTAGHPPIRHADLVGDDFADLKDPGAGGLSQTQGFGGYTLAAGDSVTIVMAEAAAGISWEKRIEVGLNWVNNSGPFVLPNGGTTTDRDEYKDAWVYTGEDSIFQTFNRAIANWNSGFDITLPPPPPDIFEVASGGDRIQLTWSNNAESHPGFAGYKIFRALGQPDTTYEMIAELPAGTGQFDDVTAARGFDYYYYIVSYDDGTNNNGGINPAGSLQSSRFYTQTNDPARLRRPAGTALDAVRVVPNPYNVRAALSLELGYGSERIAFLDVPAECIIKIFTERGDLIREIEHTDGSGDEFWDLVTSSRQIVVSGIYIAYIEVTNDYYNPEDPSQLLYRKGDNITRKFVIIR; translated from the coding sequence ATGATGCGAAATCGTCAACATTTTCTCACAAAAACCTTGCCGGTATTGCTGATCCTGAGTTTTTTCGCGACCATTTTTACAGCCGAAAAAGCCAGCGCTCAGGAAACCAAATGGATCAAAGTGGGATCTTTGCACAACTGGTATATGGCGATTGGCTGCGAGCCCGAAACCGCCCGTCGTGGGTTAGTCAGCGACCAGCAGGACGGGTTGCGCTGGCCGGCGGAATATCGTGATCAGGACATGCAAGCTGCAAAAGGCATGTGGATCGGTGCAAGAAACTACAGCGATTTAGTGGGTGGCGTGGTTTATCCTCACAAAGTAGTCCACTCCGGACCACGGCATTGGGATGAAGCGAACGAAACCATGCCGGTTGAATTCCGGATGATCGGGCGTTTTGAGCACCCGACAGTAATTGTCGATGGCAACATCTCCTCTACCCTGCAATTCGATGATATCCTCGATGATGTTGACCCCAACCAAAAAGCTGATCGTGTCATCATCAACCGGGTGCAAACATCAATGGGTGTTGAATTTACGCGAACTATTTATGCGTTCTCCCAACAATACCACGACAATTATTTTATCTACGAATACAAATTCAAGAACAATGGTGTGGTCGATTTAAACGGCACTACCAACCCTCAAACCATCGAAGATATGTGGGTCTTGTGGCAGTATCGCTATGCGGTATCCAAAGAAATGGGCGCTTACGGCAAAAATTTTATGCCACAATCCGCAACCTGGGGTGAAAACACCGTGAACGATGCCCGTGGTGAAGATCCCGCTTTTGGGGATCCGTTTCGTGCCCAGTTTTCCTGGCATGGTCGCCATTCCCGGGCAACCGATTCCGACGGTCAGGTGTTCGATAATATAGGTGCACCGGACTATCGCACAACCGGACGGCTGGCTGCGCCGCAATATGTCGGCGTTGTCACCATTCATGCCGATGTTTCCGCATCGGATAAATCGGACGATATTTTGCAGCCCAAAACAACCTGGTATCAGGATTCCGACGGCACGTTTAACCAGGCGAATTTTAACAATCAGTACAATCCCAATAACATGACCACTGAATACGGTATCATGACCGCCGGGCACCCGCCTATTCGCCATGCGGATTTGGTCGGTGATGATTTTGCGGATTTAAAAGATCCCGGTGCCGGCGGCTTATCTCAAACGCAAGGTTTCGGCGGTTATACGTTGGCGGCTGGCGATAGTGTAACTATTGTAATGGCAGAAGCTGCGGCTGGAATCAGCTGGGAAAAACGGATCGAAGTCGGGCTTAACTGGGTGAACAATAGCGGTCCTTTCGTTCTGCCGAATGGCGGGACAACAACCGACCGTGACGAATACAAAGATGCATGGGTATATACCGGGGAAGACTCGATTTTCCAAACATTTAACCGCGCCATTGCCAACTGGAATTCAGGTTTCGATATTACTCTCCCTCCCCCACCTCCGGATATCTTTGAAGTTGCTTCCGGTGGTGACCGGATTCAGTTAACCTGGTCGAATAATGCAGAATCACACCCTGGCTTTGCAGGTTACAAAATTTTCCGGGCACTCGGGCAACCGGATACGACATATGAGATGATCGCCGAGCTACCTGCAGGAACCGGTCAATTTGATGATGTTACCGCCGCTCGTGGTTTCGATTATTACTATTATATTGTATCCTATGACGATGGGACAAATAACAACGGTGGTATCAATCCTGCCGGATCGTTACAAAGCAGCCGGTTTTACACCCAAACCAACGATCCCGCCCGGTTACGGCGTCCTGCCGGAACAGCGTTGGATGCTGTTCGTGTTGTGCCGAACCCGTATAACGTTCGGGCTGCACTCTCGCTGGAATTGGGCTACGGCTCCGAAAGGATTGCTTTTCTGGATGTGCCGGCTGAATGTATCATTAAAATATTTACCGAACGCGGTGATCTGATCCGCGAAATTGAGCACACGGATGGTAGCGGTGATGAATTCTGGGATTTGGTTACCTCATCCCGCCAGATAGTTGTTTCGGGCATTTATATTGCATACATCGAAGTAACCAACGATTATTACAATCCCGAAGATCCGAGCCAATTGCTCTACCGGAAGGGTGATAATATCACCCGGAAGTTCGTCATCATCCGGTAA
- a CDS encoding TonB-dependent receptor codes for MKKPFLLVLCLLFGALFSLHANTTGKITGIVKDGNTGEALPGANIIIEGTVLGASADVDGYFVILNVPPGTYNVRANMIGYTDVVVTETRVNINQTTEINFNLEVSVLVSGSEVTVIAERKVVQPDVSASTANIESAQIEALPVQSVNEVIGLQAGALGLSIRGGASNELAFQVDGITLRDERNNEPITGVSLSAVEEVQIQTGGFNAEYGNIQAGLINVITKEGSPNRYSGTITFRNSAPGAKHFGPSFNDPNSYWVRPYVDPEVAFVGTENGGWDENLQSQYPAFDGWNTIAALSLQDDDPSNDLTPEAAQRLFLWQHRRQLDITESDYVIDAGVGGPVLKGQLGNLRFFASYRGEREMYMLPLSRDSYRQNNYLLKLTSDITSSMKLSISGYLNQVESVSSNDVGAPGYFRSAEGIANTLTNAGFTTNSRIFYDSYWALTDVEWRSLSAKLNNTVSSKTFYEVKLEHTQVDYNTRPNRERNNDRIYEIVPGYFTDEAPFGNEEELVNGIDGMLMGVRANAFDTSIFKTTTFRFDLTSQLDRINLFKTGFEVVYSKHDVSYGAVNTVLPTGRPFTEYNRSPLRGAVYMQDKLEFKGLIANLGLRLDYLSPGGKWFNVDPYDQGFYSSDFATGTEGEFEQVDTDKQVFLSPRLAVSHPITEYAKLFFNYGHFRQMPEAENLYEVTRVTGNRVSFISDPNLPLQKTVAYELGYEHSLFDRYLMRVSGYYRDISDKPSTTRYQNANGKVTYSLATSNFYQDIRGLEFTLEKRGGDWFSGFFNYTYHVSSSGFFGIRQIFENPTDQREYLRDNPPTQSKPVARPFWRANINFYTPRDFGPEFAGFHVLENWQLGLLGVWRSGVYFTWTNNTFISGLQNNMQWQDYKGFDLKLSRKFDFKPMQVEFFIDAFNLFNFKNWAFSGSLPTGFVDGTDFTSYMRSLRLPEGVTNEFGYIPANGYGDDKPGDYRPSDVPFDPLELNPENDPAIARRNEERISKKSYIDNPGMTYLQFLNPRDVYVGVKLNFNF; via the coding sequence ATGAAAAAACCGTTTCTGTTGGTTTTGTGCCTTCTTTTTGGTGCTTTATTTAGTTTGCATGCAAATACAACGGGTAAAATAACCGGTATTGTAAAAGACGGTAATACCGGCGAAGCATTGCCCGGTGCAAACATCATTATTGAAGGTACTGTATTAGGTGCATCTGCAGATGTTGACGGTTACTTTGTTATTCTGAATGTCCCGCCCGGGACATATAATGTTCGCGCCAACATGATTGGTTACACAGATGTAGTTGTGACTGAAACCCGGGTTAACATCAACCAGACGACAGAAATTAATTTTAATCTCGAAGTTTCTGTGTTGGTTTCCGGCAGCGAAGTAACTGTTATTGCCGAACGCAAGGTTGTTCAGCCTGACGTTTCCGCGAGTACAGCGAACATCGAATCCGCCCAAATCGAGGCGCTTCCCGTTCAATCCGTTAACGAAGTGATTGGACTGCAAGCCGGTGCTTTGGGATTGTCTATTCGCGGTGGCGCTTCCAACGAACTGGCGTTTCAGGTGGATGGCATCACGCTGCGTGATGAACGGAATAACGAACCGATTACCGGTGTAAGCCTCAGCGCTGTGGAGGAAGTTCAAATCCAAACCGGTGGATTTAACGCCGAATATGGAAATATTCAGGCGGGTTTAATTAACGTTATCACAAAGGAGGGCAGTCCTAATCGCTACTCCGGTACAATTACATTCCGGAATAGTGCACCTGGAGCCAAACATTTTGGCCCCTCATTTAATGATCCTAACTCATATTGGGTTCGCCCGTATGTTGATCCCGAAGTTGCTTTTGTCGGCACGGAAAATGGTGGTTGGGATGAAAATCTACAATCTCAATATCCGGCATTCGATGGCTGGAATACCATTGCAGCGCTATCGCTGCAGGATGACGATCCCAGCAACGATTTGACCCCGGAAGCTGCCCAACGACTGTTTTTGTGGCAACATCGCCGACAATTGGATATTACGGAATCCGATTATGTGATCGATGCAGGTGTTGGCGGACCGGTGCTGAAAGGTCAGCTCGGTAATTTGCGCTTTTTCGCATCGTATCGCGGAGAGCGTGAAATGTACATGCTTCCGCTCAGCCGCGATTCATATCGCCAGAACAATTATTTGTTGAAACTAACCTCTGATATTACTTCATCTATGAAGTTGAGTATATCCGGTTATCTCAACCAGGTTGAATCTGTGAGCAGCAACGATGTTGGCGCACCGGGATATTTCCGGAGTGCAGAAGGCATTGCAAACACCCTCACAAATGCCGGATTTACAACCAACAGCCGCATCTTTTATGATTCATATTGGGCACTCACCGACGTTGAATGGCGCAGCCTCTCAGCCAAATTGAACAATACGGTAAGCTCGAAAACGTTTTATGAAGTAAAACTTGAACATACCCAGGTTGATTATAATACGCGTCCAAACCGGGAGCGTAACAATGACCGGATATATGAAATTGTGCCCGGTTATTTCACTGACGAGGCGCCATTCGGAAACGAAGAAGAGCTTGTCAACGGCATCGATGGGATGTTGATGGGTGTTCGCGCAAACGCATTTGACACCTCAATTTTTAAAACAACAACCTTCCGTTTTGATCTGACTTCACAGTTGGACAGAATCAATCTGTTTAAAACGGGTTTTGAAGTTGTTTACAGCAAACACGATGTCAGTTATGGCGCAGTAAATACTGTTTTACCGACAGGGCGTCCGTTTACCGAATACAACCGCAGCCCGTTGCGCGGTGCGGTTTACATGCAGGACAAACTGGAATTTAAAGGATTGATCGCCAATTTGGGACTTCGTTTGGATTATTTAAGCCCCGGTGGCAAATGGTTTAATGTCGACCCGTATGATCAAGGTTTCTATTCCAGCGATTTTGCAACGGGAACAGAAGGCGAATTTGAACAGGTTGATACGGACAAACAGGTCTTTCTGAGTCCGCGATTGGCAGTATCTCACCCGATTACCGAATATGCCAAATTGTTTTTCAATTACGGACATTTCCGTCAAATGCCGGAAGCGGAAAATCTTTACGAAGTAACCCGCGTCACCGGCAATCGGGTCAGCTTTATTTCCGATCCAAATTTACCGTTACAGAAAACGGTGGCATATGAACTGGGTTACGAACATTCGTTGTTCGACCGCTATTTGATGCGAGTTTCCGGTTACTACCGCGATATCAGCGATAAGCCCAGCACCACCAGATATCAAAACGCAAACGGTAAAGTGACATATAGCCTCGCAACCAGCAATTTCTATCAGGATATTCGCGGATTGGAATTTACTTTGGAAAAACGAGGCGGTGATTGGTTTTCAGGATTCTTTAACTACACCTATCATGTTTCCTCTTCCGGTTTCTTCGGCATTCGCCAGATTTTCGAAAACCCGACAGACCAGCGCGAATACCTACGGGACAATCCCCCCACCCAATCCAAACCGGTTGCAAGACCCTTTTGGCGAGCCAACATTAATTTTTATACACCGCGCGATTTTGGACCGGAATTTGCCGGATTTCACGTGTTGGAAAATTGGCAGCTTGGTTTGCTGGGCGTCTGGCGCTCAGGTGTGTATTTCACCTGGACAAACAACACCTTCATTTCAGGTTTGCAGAACAATATGCAATGGCAGGATTATAAAGGATTTGATTTAAAATTATCGCGCAAATTCGATTTCAAGCCCATGCAAGTTGAGTTTTTTATCGATGCATTTAACCTGTTCAACTTCAAAAACTGGGCTTTTAGCGGATCGTTACCGACCGGATTTGTGGATGGAACAGATTTTACCAGCTATATGCGTTCATTGCGTTTGCCCGAAGGCGTTACCAACGAGTTCGGCTATATTCCCGCCAACGGTTATGGCGACGACAAGCCGGGTGATTATCGCCCGTCCGATGTCCCGTTTGATCCGTTGGAACTAAATCCGGAAAATGATCCGGCAATTGCGCGACGCAACGAAGAACGTATCAGTAAAAAATCTTATATCGATAACCCGGGTATGACATATTTGCAATTCCTGAATCCCCGGGATGTTTACGTTGGCGTGAAACTCAATTTCAATTTTTAA
- a CDS encoding biopolymer transporter ExbD: MQITKQKPSIEIPSASMADIAFLLLIFFMVCTTIFNERGLRLVLPEWHSEVTPVHPGNLAVVLLNDAGAILLDNQPVQIYNVERQLRKRLLSNPNLVISLQTTRFAKYEDYIEIIDQIKRAGATRISIANPLSD, translated from the coding sequence ATGCAAATCACTAAACAAAAGCCGTCAATTGAAATTCCATCGGCATCGATGGCAGACATTGCATTTTTATTGCTTATCTTCTTTATGGTTTGCACAACCATATTTAATGAAAGGGGATTACGGCTCGTATTACCGGAATGGCATTCAGAAGTTACACCGGTCCATCCAGGCAACCTTGCTGTTGTATTGTTAAACGATGCCGGGGCAATATTGCTGGATAATCAACCTGTCCAGATTTATAATGTTGAGCGGCAACTCCGGAAAAGATTGTTATCGAATCCTAACCTGGTTATCTCACTGCAAACCACACGATTTGCAAAATACGAAGATTATATTGAAATTATCGATCAAATAAAGCGGGCAGGTGCAACGCGCATCTCAATAGCAAATCCACTGTCTGATTGA